From Armatimonadota bacterium:
GGGCTCAGTGCGGAAGCCGAACGGGCGATTCTGGCCCTGGCGCTGGCACAGCCCACCTGGGGTCCGGCGCGGCTGGCTGTGCAGTTGGCCCGCCCCGAGCCCGGCGGCTGGCACCTGGCCCCGGTCACGATCTATCGGTTTCTGCGCCGGGTGGGCCTGCAGACCCGGTGGCAGCGGCTGGCGGTGTTGGAAGTCCACAGCGCGCAGACCGCGGGCCTGCTGACCGAGCGCACGCGCCGAGCCCTGGCGAGGGCCCAGCGCCGGCGAGCAGCCCACCTCGCTGCCGAGCAGCCGGGCGACCTGGTCTGCCTGGATACGTTCTACATCGGGAAACTCAAAGGGGTGGGCAAGGTCTGGCAATACACGGCCTGCGACGCCGCCTGTTCGTACGCCATTGCCGAAGTCGGCACAGAGTTTTCGGCCGAGGCGGCGGCCCGCTTCCTCACCACCCGGGTCCTGCCCACCTACCGGGCGGCAGGCTGGCCGATCCGCCGGGTGCTGACCGACCAGGGCAGCGAGTACCGCGGAGCGTTCGATCAGGCCACTGCCGCCTGGGGGATCCGCCACAGTCGCACCCGACCGCGGCACGCCTGGACCAACGGGTTCGTGGAGCGCCTGCAGGGCACTATTCTCAGCGAGCTCTGGCGGGTGGAGTTCCGCCGTCGGTTCTTCACCCACGTGCGGTTCCTGCAGGCGGCCCTGGATCGGTACCTCGAGTTCTACAACTACCGCCGGCCGCACCTGGGCTACCGCACCCACGGTCGGCCACCCGCCGAGATGTTCTGGGGCGTCGCCGGGAGGGAAGACCGTGACCACCTCGCTCATGCCTGATGTGTGCACACCCTTCCGAAACTGGACAGTCTAGAGGAGCGCCCATGACGCCTGACGTTCACGCACTGATGCGCGCCACGGACCACCTGCTGCCGGTCGCCCATCACGTCCGCCGCACGTGGCAGGACAGCGAGGATCTCGCCGAGGCGATGGGGCTGTTGCTCGACGCGATGGACGTGGCCGCCCAGGCTGCTGCGGGCGCGACGACAGCCCTAGCGCGGTGCAACGCCCGTCGCGGCGACGGTTTGCAGTCGGTTTGCAACGCCCCGGGGAAGCGGCACCCCTCGGACACGCAGGTTTGCACGCAGGTTTGCACCAGGCCTCCGATCCCCGCGTCCTGCCTGCACTGCGGGGAGACCTCGAAAAAGACCGCAGGGGTCGGGCGCACGAATCTCTGCGTCTGATGCGGCGTTCCGCAAGCGCGATCCTCTTGCCGAACGGAGGGGGTCGGGTCGAGGCCCGATCTGCAAACCAATCTGCAAACCGCCGGCCGAAAATGGCACCGAAAATCAGGGAGTGACAGGGAGTGACACCGTGAGAAGCGGAAGCGCCGAAACCCGCGTGGGAAGCGGATTCCGGCGCTTCTCGTTCTCAGTCCTTGCTATTCGCTGTCAGTCCCCTCGGCTTCTTCGCAACGAGGGGGTCGGCGGTTCGAATCCGCTCGTCTCCACCATTTCGTGAGTATCCTTCGCTTGCTCCCTGGCACTTCGCACGCATGCTGCCGGTCCGGCCGCAGGGAGGTCGACGCAGGACACACCCCGTCTGGCACCGAAATCACCAGCGCACCATGAAAGGGGGGGTGCGGGCATGTGACGATTGGCCCTGTGTTCCCTGGCTGCTGTCTTCCTGATCACGGTAGCCTTCTCTGGCAGTGCGGGC
This genomic window contains:
- a CDS encoding DDE-type integrase/transposase/recombinase — encoded protein: GLSAEAERAILALALAQPTWGPARLAVQLARPEPGGWHLAPVTIYRFLRRVGLQTRWQRLAVLEVHSAQTAGLLTERTRRALARAQRRRAAHLAAEQPGDLVCLDTFYIGKLKGVGKVWQYTACDAACSYAIAEVGTEFSAEAAARFLTTRVLPTYRAAGWPIRRVLTDQGSEYRGAFDQATAAWGIRHSRTRPRHAWTNGFVERLQGTILSELWRVEFRRRFFTHVRFLQAALDRYLEFYNYRRPHLGYRTHGRPPAEMFWGVAGREDRDHLAHA